A stretch of the Anaerobaca lacustris genome encodes the following:
- a CDS encoding N-acetylglucosamine-6-phosphate deacetylase: MEIPGLIDLQVNGFKGVDFSGAHLSEEDVVRTCDKLLDAGTTAFLATLITSPTEIYERNLPLIAKAARTAECQGRLLGIHLEGPFLSPIEGARGAHNPAWMSAPSIEYLDRLIAWADGTVKMLTVAGDLDGVEELIRHAAKQGIVVSLGHHMANEDQLKRCAAAGAKALTHLGNGVGAMLPRHDNPIWAGLANDDLVATIIPDGHHLPPSLLKTILRAKSPANCIAVSDASELAGLAPGRYQSMGAEVVLDPTGRLYNPATGYMAGSSATLLACMNHLASLNLVTYRELVSMAFDNPLRLLGIDRRHIRRDKVVLYDQRRRLFTV, from the coding sequence ATGGAAATCCCGGGACTCATCGATTTGCAGGTCAACGGCTTCAAAGGCGTGGATTTCTCCGGTGCCCATCTGAGCGAAGAGGATGTCGTTCGCACCTGCGACAAGCTGCTCGACGCGGGGACCACCGCCTTTCTTGCTACGCTGATCACCAGCCCGACGGAGATCTACGAGCGGAACTTGCCGCTGATCGCGAAAGCAGCGCGGACGGCTGAATGCCAGGGCCGTCTCCTCGGCATTCATCTCGAAGGGCCGTTTCTCTCGCCGATCGAAGGGGCCAGGGGCGCGCACAATCCCGCGTGGATGAGTGCGCCGAGCATCGAATACCTCGACCGGCTCATCGCATGGGCCGATGGGACCGTCAAGATGCTGACTGTGGCGGGCGATCTCGACGGTGTCGAGGAACTGATCCGTCACGCCGCGAAGCAGGGGATCGTCGTCTCGCTTGGTCACCACATGGCCAACGAAGACCAGCTCAAGCGATGTGCGGCCGCCGGAGCCAAGGCGCTGACCCATCTGGGCAATGGCGTCGGCGCGATGCTGCCTCGGCACGACAACCCCATCTGGGCGGGCCTGGCCAACGACGACCTCGTGGCCACGATCATCCCCGACGGCCACCATCTGCCGCCTTCGCTGCTCAAGACGATCCTGCGGGCCAAGAGCCCGGCCAATTGCATCGCCGTCAGCGACGCCTCGGAACTGGCGGGCCTGGCCCCCGGCCGATACCAGTCAATGGGGGCCGAGGTCGTGCTCGATCCGACGGGCCGTCTCTACAATCCCGCGACCGGATACATGGCCGGCTCCTCGGCGACCCTTCTGGCGTGCATGAACCATCTGGCCTCGCTGAATCTGGTCACGTATCGCGAGCTGGTGTCGATGGCCTTCGACAATCCGCTCCGGCTGCTCGGAATCGACCGGCGGCACATCCGTCGTGACAAGGTCGTCCTGTACGACCAGAGGCGTCGCCTCTTCACCGTCTAA
- a CDS encoding glucosamine-6-phosphate deaminase, with translation MNRAVYKTKDDMGAAAGSTAANAIRRAIADKNQANIILATGASQFEMLEQLTASDAIDWSKVTMFHLDEYIGLGPDHPASFRKYLQERFVDKVGALQAVHFVNGDAADPVAECDRLGDLIRAHPIDVACVGIGENGHLAFNDPPADFETEQPYLVVQLDERCRQQQFGEGWFASLEAVPSQAISMGIQQILKSRRIVVTVPDRRKAEAVRNALEGPVTPRCPASILQRHEHCSIFLDEAAASMLSVNS, from the coding sequence GTGAACAGAGCCGTCTACAAGACCAAGGACGACATGGGGGCCGCCGCCGGCAGCACCGCCGCCAACGCCATTCGACGGGCCATCGCCGACAAGAACCAGGCCAATATCATCCTCGCCACCGGCGCCAGTCAGTTCGAGATGCTCGAGCAACTGACCGCCTCCGACGCGATCGACTGGTCGAAGGTCACGATGTTCCATCTCGATGAGTACATCGGCCTGGGCCCCGATCATCCCGCCAGCTTCCGCAAGTATCTTCAGGAGCGTTTCGTCGACAAGGTCGGCGCTCTTCAGGCCGTGCACTTCGTCAACGGCGATGCGGCCGACCCCGTCGCCGAGTGCGACAGGCTCGGCGACCTGATCCGCGCCCATCCGATCGACGTCGCCTGCGTGGGAATCGGAGAAAACGGCCATCTGGCGTTCAATGACCCGCCCGCCGACTTCGAGACCGAGCAGCCGTATCTCGTTGTGCAACTCGACGAACGCTGCCGGCAGCAGCAATTCGGCGAAGGCTGGTTCGCTTCGCTGGAGGCCGTCCCATCGCAAGCGATCTCGATGGGCATTCAGCAGATCCTCAAGAGTCGCAGGATCGTTGTCACCGTGCCGGACCGGCGCAAGGCCGAGGCCGTCCGCAACGCCCTCGAAGGCCCCGTGACGCCAAGATGTCCGGCGTCGATCCTCCAGCGGCACGAGCACTGTTCCATCTTCCTCGATGAAGCGGCCGCTTCCATGCTCTCGGTAAACTCCTGA